The genomic interval GAGACGCAAGCGACCGTGACGACGGTCGTGCTTGATGTCAGTGTGATTGTGAAGTGAGTCTTTGTTGATCGTGCCGCAGAGTGCCCTTCGTTTTAGGCCCTCCAGATTCTCCAGTTGATCAAAGAGGGTTGGCTCGCTGTCGTGCAACCACCGCACTGGTTGGCTGAGGTGGCTGCGGTCATTGCACGTTTGGATCCTGGTCGGGCACGCCGAGCCGTTTCCCTTCTGGACGCGCTTGAGTTGCCGGTCATAACGGACAGTGAGGTCTATCAGAAGGCCTGTGATCTCTCTGCCTCACTCGCACCGCATGTCTTCGATACGCTGTATCACGCCGTGGCATTGTACGAACCTGGAACGGTGCTGATCACCGCCGATGAACGGTATTATCGGCAAGCTCATACAATCGGTCGGATTGTGAGATTGCACGACTTCGTTCCGTCGGCAAGGTAACTAGGTTCTCACTGAGTCGTGCGAGACGCAACGCTTACTCCCGCGCCGGGGCGATAAAACGGATCGTGGCCTCTACGGGTAAGCCAAGCGTGCTCAGGGCGGTTGGGATACTGATCAGCACCAACAGATCGATCTGTTGACCGGCCTGCAGCATCGGTGCTTTCAGCTGCCCTATGTTCTGGCCGCAGGCTCCACGTTCAATGAGTTCGATCTGTCCACTGTCATCTTCAACGGTCAGGGTGGTGCTTTCGTGCGCAAAGCCGCAGATCATCCGATTCGTGATGATCTCGGTCTGAACGGCTGTGATCGTACCTCTCAACCGAATCTCTCTCATCTGATATCGATCAGGGTGGGCGAGGAGCGTCCCGATCGGAATCCGTTCGTAAGAGGTGAGGAGGCCACGGAATGGTCCACTATGAGCGGATCGGGGGAGATCGT from Nitrospira sp. carries:
- a CDS encoding type II toxin-antitoxin system VapC family toxin — protein: MIKEGWLAVVQPPHWLAEVAAVIARLDPGRARRAVSLLDALELPVITDSEVYQKACDLSASLAPHVFDTLYHAVALYEPGTVLITADERYYRQAHTIGRIVRLHDFVPSAR